The DNA window AATTCGAGAAATTCGTAAATACATCCGCAATTTAGCTGAAAAAGAAAATGTCGCGGTCATCGTATCGAGTCATTTACTAACAGAAATTGAATTGATGTGTGACCGGATTGGTGTCATTAAAAACGGGGAATTGATTGCGATTGAAGCGGTTCGGAGCGTCCAAAACGATGAAGCGTTAAAAGAAGTATTCATTGAAGCAGAGCCACTTGAATCTGCTAAAATCTATTTGGAAACGCAGACCACAAATAAAATTGGAGTGACGGCAAAAGAGCTGTCCATATCCATTAAACACGAAGAAATTCCCGCTGTTTTAAAGAGTTTAATCGAACAAGGAATTAATATTTACGGTGTTCGTGTGTTACAAGCAACGTTAGAAGATAAATTTTTCGACTTGATTGGAGAGAATACCATTGAGTAATTTTATGAACTTAATCTGGAACGAGCAAATCAAATTATATGCCCAAAAATCGACATGGATTATGTTTATTGTTTTAGCACTTATTGTTATAGGCGGCGGACTGATAACCAAATTTATGGGTCCTGAAACTGATTTTAAAGAATACGGCGACAATTGGCAGGAAGAAGTGCAGGCGGAAAATGCACAGCTGGCGACTGAAATGGAGGAAGATGAATTTCTGCAATTTTCCAATCCGGTGATTATTGAAGAAAACAACTATTATCTAGAAAACAATATTAAACCGCAGCCTTATGACGGCTGGGAATATGTGTTAGAAAATAGTTTTCTTTCATCAGTCATTAGCTTGTTTACCATTATTGTCGCAGCAGGAATTATTTCAAATGAATTTAAATGGGGCACGATAAAGCTATTGCTTATTCGTCCGATTTCACGCACTAAGATTTTGTTTTCCAAATATGCCTCGGTGCTAATTTTCGCACTGACGTTGCTCGTTTTCCTGCTTGTCACTTCTTTAGTTGTTGGAGCCATACTATTCGGCCTTAACGGGGTGAATCCTTCTATCGTGCAGCAACAAGCGGGTGGCTTTGGCCAAAATGGCGTGTTAGGTGAAATTGTGCAAGATTACGGATTGAGTCTCATAACACTCGTTATGATGGCAACTTTCGCATTTATGATTTCTGCCATTTTTAGAAGCAGTAGCATGGCAATTGGCTTAGCGATTTTCTTAATGATGGCGGGCAATGCGATTGTTGCGTTCCTCTCACAGTACGGATGGTCTAAGTACATTTTGTTCGCCAATACGAATTTAAAGCAATATATGGACGGTGCAGAGCCACTGATTGAAGGCATGACACTAACGTTCTCGATTGTCGTTTTGTTGGTCTATTTCGCCTTGTTCATTGGTGCAGCGTGGACTGCGTTTACTAAACGGGACATTGCAGGACAATAAATCAAGTATAGGATTAACATTAGGAGGATGATGATGAAACGAACAGCAGAAATTGTATTAGCCGTTATCGGTGCCTTGGGTTACGCGTTTACCGCAGCTTTAGGTGGGTTTATGATTTGGCTTCAGAATAATAAAGGGTTAATGGAAGAGGTGTTCAATGAAACGATTGAACAAAATCCTGAACTTGGTATGAGCGATATGGAAGTTATGCTAGATGCATTAGGGACGGGCGGCTGGTTGTTCGCAATCGCTTCTGTTGTGGCCGTGATTTTAGGGATTGTTGCGATCGTTTTACTAAAAGGCAACGAAAAGCGGGTAGTGGCTGGCATCATCTTTATTGCGACCGCAGTGATCGTCGCAATTGTTACAAGTGGAGCCGGTATTTTGGCTGGACTCTTTTATCTTATTGCGGGCGTGATGGCTCTTATTCGTAAGTCTAAGCAAGTGATTGAAGAATAAGTGTGAACTGAAAAGACAACCTAGAAGATATCAGTGTATCTTCCAGGTTGTCTTTTTTAACTTAATGAAATTGGTGAAAAGAGGGAGAAAACTATGAATCGGTTTGATATGAGTTTTAAAAATAACAGAGTACGCGTCTATTTTGCTACAATGATCCCGTTAATCATCGGAGCAATCTTATTGTATCTATTTTTACCGAATGAGCTTCAGCTGATCCCGACGTTAATGGTGATTATTGGAGTGATTACTTATTATATTTGGCTAATTCTCGATCGAAAAAAACAAAAGGGAGGTAACTAAATCAGTTAGTAAGCAAACGCGCAGCTTGGTATTAGAATCTCTTTTAAGTTTTCTGAAAAGTGTGTTAATATTAGATCATTTATAAGTGTTGTTCACGTTTATTTTGAAAATTTTAGCAGTAGATGAAGCAGTAAACCGAATATGTTAGAAATCGAACGAAGAATTTTTAGGAGGGATTTAGATGAGTCGAGAATCGTGGTTACCAACGTTAAAGACGGATACACCTGAGGAAGGGTACGAATTAGCAGTGAAATTGGCACGGAAAGCTGTAGGAATGACGCAACCAGATGAAAGTATCCGTAAAAAGTTACGTCCAGTCTACGCAAGTAACGCAGATAGTTTAACTTTAGCTTCCCAAGTGGTGGCGATCAATTTTCAAACAGTAGCTGCAGCTAATAATTATTGGAAAGAGTAAGTACTAGTAAAAAATTGATTGACCGTTGATTAAAGTCTGATTTCCCAGCAATAGCCGAATACGAAATAATCGATGTGAACAGCATAACCCCCACAAAGAATTATTTTCTTTGTGGGGGTTGTACTTTTTTAGTGATCTTCACGTACTTTTTTATCACCAATCATAAACGTCAAGATGAACATCATTACGTATAGCGACAAGATAATACCGAACGTATACTGATGATTTGCGGTCACGTCGTAAACAACTGCAATCAAAAGTGGCAATAGTCCACCTATGATAAATCCACCGGTTTGCATCATGGCCGTCCAGGAACTAGCTTCTTCAGCTGTCTTTGTTTCATCCAGTGGCAACAGCAGGGCAATCGGGAACAATCCGCCAAGCGGAATACCCATAATAAAGGCACCTGTCCACATGAGTGGATGAATCCCTGTCCAAAACAAGGCGACTGCGAGCGTCCCTGCAACTAGCATAAGCAACAACCAAAACTTCCGTGCGGGAAAACGCTCCATGAGCAACGGTAGAAGGATGTTCAAAAACAGTTGAACGGTCGTCATAATGCTAAGCAACAATCCTGCCTGCAGCAAGGTCATTCCAGCCGCAACCGCAATTGGTGCGAGCCATGTAATGATCGAGAAAAACGCAGATGACTGTAACCCGAAGAATAATAAAAATAGCCAGGCCTTGCGTGTTTTCCACGGAGATCGTATTTTTTTCTGATGCTCTTTCGCGACAACGGAATCGAGTTGACGTACTTCGATAGGTCCTTTCATCGCGAAAAACCACGCAACTAAACCAAAAAGTGTCAGCACAGACCAACTACTAAGCGCCAACAAGTAGGACCCGGTTCTATCAAAAAACACAACGGTTAATCCGGCACTAGCTGCAGAACCTACTCCCATACCGAGTGAGTAAACGCCAATGACGGCTGCCGCGCGATCCGGGAAATACTGTTTAATCATCGCGGAAAGAAGGGGGCCAATTACCGCAATCGCGATACCAATAATTAATGCGGTCCCGATTAAAACGATAAAGCTGGAAACAAAACCTCGTAACGCAGTCATGAGTCCAATCAAAATGAGCATCGCATAAATCGTCCGTTTTAATCCGAATTTCCGGTTTAATACGGGAGCCATCGTGGCAAAAACACCCATACAAATAACTGGAACCGCCGTCAACAAACTAACTTGTGCATTAGACAAGGTCAGTTGCTCACGAATCGTTTCAAGCATGGGACCAATTGATGTGATGGCGGGTCTCATATTGATAGATATCGCAAAAATAGCGAAGATAATTAGAACAGACTTTTGCTTGCTTATGTTATTGAGCATATACTGGTTCCTCTATCTATCTATTTATTTGCTGTATAGCTTTTTCTAATGCGAACGTGCGTTAAAAAAACTACACTAACTCTATTCCATACTATAGTAATTCATTACCACTTTCTATAAGGTAAGAACTTTCCGTTCAATGTTAGAACGACACGATCTCCTTTTGGATCTTCTTTTTTCTGCATATCCAGTTCAAAATCAATCGCACTCATAATGCCTTCGCCAAATTTTTCTTGGATGAGTTCTTTAATGGTAGGACCGTATACCAATACCATTTCGTACAAACGATATAGACCTGGATCAGTAGGGGGCATTTGTATGGCGTCGCCTCGGAATGGGATTTGCGTCAAAGCTTGTACGACTTCTTCATCAAGATCTAATAATGTTCCCATTTTTTCAGCTTCTGGACGAGTCATTGTAGCTTGTCCTAATAAAGCAGTGACGATCCAACTTTCAGCATTTTCACTTTCCATAGCGATTTCGTTCCATGTTAATCCTTTTGCAAATTTAGCATCAAGTATTTTTTGAGTTGCTTCTTTTCTATTCATTTATAAAAACTCCCTTTTCATTTCATTTATTTTGATATAAGTGGAACGGATGCTCCTGGGCATCTCCTCTAGTGTGCACTGTATTTTACCGATTTTTAGTATAAGACACTGACAACAAAACGTCTTTCTAGAGTGATTGCTCCAATTCAACAGATCTTGCTAAATCTTTGTATCCATCAACGATGACATCTAGTTTTCCTGTCTGCGGGTCAATAACAAGACCGTGTACGGGAATATCTTTAGGAATGAGTGGATGGTTTCGAACTAATTCGGTGTTCGCAGTTATGGAGTCAACGACGTCATCAAATCCGAACAACCATTTGTGCAGGTCAACACCCGCATATTCGATAGCAGAAAGAACCATCGGAGAAGTCACACCGCGATCGACCATCTTTTGCAGTGTTCCTTGTGGATTGCTTTGGCTCATGCCGCATCCATGATGTCCAATAATGTAAATCTCTTCAGCATTCAGTTCGTATACTGAAGTAACAATACTGCGCATAATGCTGCCGAACGCATGGCTAATAGTTCCGCCTGCATTTTTAATAATCTTGGCATCCCCATTGTGTATATCTAACGCTTTTGGAAGCAACTCAATTAAACGAGCGTCCATGCATGACACGACAACCATTCGCTTTTGTGGCATTTTAGTAGTTTCATAAGGTACGTATTCTTTTTTTGCTACGAACTGGTCATTGTGCTCTAAAATTTCCTGTAGTAACATTCATATAACCTCCTTTTGGTTTATATCTTATTTCTTTAGGAATGAACTAAATGTATATGGCTAAACAATTAGTGAAACAGGATATAAACCAAGTATAGATAGTCGTAGACAAAAGAAGAATAAGTTGGCGAATCGCTTTTTGACGTTCAACTTTCATGATGAAAGGGTTGGGAATTATCATTGATCACATAGATTTTGAGATACTGGCATTATTAAAAGAAAACTCCAGAATACAGTGGAAAGAAATTGGACAAAAAGTACACATGACTGGGCAAGCTGTGGGAAATCGGATTCGAAGGTTGGAAGATATGGGGATTATTGAACAGTACACAATCGCCATAAATCGCGTAAAGCTAATACAGCCGATCACAGCATTTATCACGTTCTTCGTCGAAACGACGGATCACAAAACCTTTCATGACTTTTTTAAAGCACAAGAGGCCATCTCTGAAGCGCACCGTACGAGCGGAGATGGCTGTTATTTATTGACTGGGCATTTTGGTTCGAATGAAGAGCTGGAGATGTTCCTCGAACGTCTTTTAACATACGGAAATTATCGTATTAACTTATCAATAGGTAAAATTAAGTGACAGTTTACCTTTATATGTTCACCTGTTCATAATGTAAAGTCATATCCAAATTAAAAACACCCCGGTCTAAGCACTTTTGATAAGTGCTTAGACCGGGGTGTTTGTTTTTCTATGCTTTATTTGTACCATGTTTTTCGTTCCACAGTTTATAAGGGGCTAATCTTTCCGAATGATCAACTTGTGTCATCGGAAGGCGTCGCGCATCGGTGGATTTTGAGAACTCATCGTAAAAATTTTCTAACTCAAAATATTTTCGATCGTCACGGTAATAGGTTTTGTACTCTTCTCTAGTTGTGATGTAAGTGACTTTTTGCGGGCTGCAATAATACATCGCGCCTAAACACATTGGACACGGACTGGCCAGTATGTAAATCTCGCAATCTGTTAAATGTTCAGTTCCGAGCTTTTTACAGGCGTCTTGAATAGCAAGAGTTTCTGCATGTGCAGTGGGATCATTTGTTTGCGCAACTTGGTTTGCGCGTTCAGCGATAATTTCATCCCCACGCGTAATGATACATGAAAAAGGTCTGCCGCCTTCTGCTACATTGTTATTGGCTAATTGAATGACTCGTTCAATAATATCCAAGTTATCCATCCTCTCAAAAGCAATTTCGTTCTTTTCAATACATCAACTATTCCCACCTCTCCAGTTCGTTAAACTTTTAACAATATTAAAAGTAAAAAAATGTTTTTTTAAAATGTTAATGTCGTATACTGTAAATGCAAGATAAAAACATATACTAATGAAGGTTTAATTTTGAAAAAATTGGCTATTGACTCGACTTTATGAGTGACCATTTCATGAGTGTGAAAGTACCTGCAACAACTTAAGTGCATGTAAGCGATAATAGCTGCAAGTAAAAGCTGTTTGTCGAAACAGGAAGTCTATAGACATCAAGGAGGAAATGCATGAAGAATTCATTTGAAAAAGGGATTAGGTATAAATATTTGCGGTTAACATTTTCATCTGTCCTTGTTTGTTGCTTACTAATTATTGGGATTTACTTCTATATGAACAACCAACAACAAGAAAAACTAGACGAATTTACAGAACTCACAGAAAAACAAGAAACACTTAGAAGTCTTGTGCATTCATTAAATCAATTATTTTTCCGAACTAGAGGATTTTATGCTTTTCAAAACGAACAAGAATTGATTATGTCATATACAGAGCTAGAGGATTTAAAAAAATCAATCGTTGACATGAATGATCTATCAATTACGCGACAAGAAAAAGAGCGGCTTGTTGAGTTAAGTGATTTTGTTGGTACATTCGAAGAAGTAATCTTTCCTGCTGCAGTTGCTGCTGTTCGGAATAATGATTACGAAGAATTACGGAAGTTATCTCAAGGCGGTACGAACACTGCAGTAAATGAATTTGTAGCATTTTCTGAGGAATATCAAGCGGCTAATGAAAATACATTGAATAAATTAAACGAAGATATGCTCAAAGAAGCAGAAACTTTTTCGTTTGTCTTAATTCTTTTGTTTGTTCTTTTATTTATCGTCATTGTTTTTATTATTTTAAGAGCTTTAAACGATATTGTGAAGCCTATCGAAGGAATGCAAAAATCAATTGAAGGATTTGTGCAAGGAGAGGAAGTCGCCTACAAACCACTCGAACGCTCAGATGAACTAGGCGTTTTGTCTAAGACTTTCCATGAAATGATCAACACCATTCAAAAAAACCAAGAAGAGTTAACTTCTCAAAACCAAGTGTTGCTTTTAAACGAGACAGAATTACAAGAAAAACAAACGAAGCTCGGGGCATCTTTAAAAGAAACCGAGAAAACGAAAGAACGGTTGATTCGATTTAATGAGCTAAATCATATTTTGTCTTTTACGTTGGATAAACAGAAGTTGATCAATGCAACGCTTGAATATTTTAATGATACGTATGAAGTTGATACGGGAGTACTGTGGTTGCCTAAAACTGGTGAGTATACGTTAAAAGGATTTACAGCTATCATGTTCAAGCAATTTCAAGAAGAACGAATCAATTATTTGAAAGCTAGATTGAAAGATCGCCAATCGTTTACTGTAAAAAGAGAAGCGCAGCAAGAAAAAGGATTTACTGCTGATACTGTATATATCCATGATCTATATGCTTCAGTGAAAAACGAAGAAAATGATCATATTGCGTTAATTGGCTTATCGCGAGTAGGCAGAACTTTTTCAACTGAAGAAGAACAAGATATTAGTGGATTGTTAAACCGCATTCACTTAGCGATTGATCGCATTCAACTTTACGATGCGGCCATCCATGAGCGGACGCTAAATGAACGAATTATCAATAATATAAACGAAGGCATTCAATTTATTTCGAAAAATGGAGACATGGTGCAGCGCAACGACACCATGTGTACAATGCTAAATTGTGGCGAGGCACCACTGGATACTTCGATTACTCAAGACATATGGATTAAGGGCATGTCTGATCAGACCACTGATTCTGAATCGATGTTTACGTTTTTAACTAACTGCATTCGCGAAACAGACCGAGAAGCCAATACATTCCAGTACACTGTAAAAGAACCGTATGAGCGCGTGATCGATGTTTACAGTACACCGGTCATTGTAGAAAATGAAAAAACCGGTACTATTTTTGTCCACCGAGACATTACGCGAGAACACGAAGTGGATAAAATGAAATCTGAGCTTGTCAGTACCGTGAGCCATGAGCTTCGAACACCATTGTCCAGTGTTCTCGGATTCACCGAGTTATTGCTTAACAAGCAACTCAAGCCAGAAAAACAAGAACGCTATTTAAAAACCATTTACAAAGAAGCGAAACGTTTAACTAACCTTATCAATGACTTTTTAGACTTGCAACGAATGGAGTCTGGAGACCAAGTCTATCGCATGGACAAAATTTCACTCAATGAAATCATCATCGAAACTGCTGAGAAATTCCGTACGCAAAAAGATCATTCAATTGTCTTTGTGGACGATGCTTCTGACGTGATTGTTGAAGGAGATCAAGAGCGTATTGCCCAGGTGTTGATGAATTTAATCGGCAACGCTGTTAAGTTTTCACCACTTGGTGGTAAAGTGACCATTTCTATCAAAAACGATGCGAACAACTTGCGTGTATCGATAGAAGATGAAGGAATCGGTATTCCACCTGATGATATTCCAAAACTATTTTCTAAATTCCAGCGTATTGATAACAGCTCACGCCGAAAAATTGGTGGAACTGGTCTGGGTCTTGCAATTTGTCAGGAAATTATCCTTCAACACGACGGAAAAATTTGGATAGAATCGCAAGAAGGAATAGGATCAGTCATTCATTTTGAGTTGCCGCTTGTTTCTAAACTGCAAGGACACGCGACTCACGAAGGCGCAGAAGAAAATCCGCCAGTGATGATCGTAGAAGATGATATGAGTCTGACGCTCTTACTTTCTGAAGAACTAAAGGTCAACGGATTTAAAGTGATTTACCATACTTGTCCAAAAGCCGCCTTTGAAGAAGCAAAACGCACACCGCTAGTAGGAGCAGTTATCGATATTATGCTCGGTGAAGAAATGGATGGCTGGGACCTTGTCGACATGATGAAAGCGGATGATTTAACCAAAAACATCCCAATCGTCATTTCCTCTGCGCTAGATCCTTCTTCTGATGCCAAGAAAATCAATAAAATTAGCCATTACTTAACAAAACCATACGCGCCAATTAACTTATCAAAAGTAATGAAAAAGCTATTGGCTGGTCAAGATGAAGACGGCGTTATTTTTTACGCTAGAAAAGATTATATTGATAACGAATAGCGAGTGTGCAGGTTGTACGAAAGAAACCGATTTTTTGATACCGCTTCGCTTACGTGGATGCGCCGGCGCTAAGCAACCAGGTAGAATTTTCTATTTGGTTCGAAATTTTAAAAAGTAATTTCACAAAAAACGAACAGGTCCTCAAAGGATCTGTTCGTTTTTTCTTATGAAGCTAATATGTTCTCGACAAGTGTGAGCAGTTCCATTGGGCTAAATGGTTTGGACATAAAATAATCCGCTCCTTTTGCTATCGCATTTTCCCGGTCCGCATCTTGTGCTTTAGCCGTCAGCATCAGCACTTTGGTGGTGTTATGATCGTTTCTTACTGCTTCTAATACTTCGAGGCCTGTTAAGTAAGGCATCATATAATCAAGAACAATCAAATCGTAATCGTTGTCTCTAATTTTTTGAAGCGCTTCTTTGCCATCTTCTGCTTCTTCAATATCAAAATCGTCTTCAAGTGTATCCGTAATGAGGATGCGCAAAATGTCTTCATCATCTGCTACTAATATTTTTTTCAACTAAGCTTACCTCCTAAAATTAAGACGAAATTCCTTTGCGTTTCATATCGCCCCAATGCGCTTGTTTGCGAAAAGTGGCAAAAATGCCTTGAATTCTCCACAACACCATTAGCGGGCGGTACCAAAAAGCTTCTGTTAATGCCCAAAAATATAGGCGTACTAAATGAGACGTTTTTGGATATTTGTGGAGTGTTAATTCTTCTAATAAGACAGCTAATGCCGAAATGAGAGAGCCATATAAAACTGTCACTAAGAACAGAATGCCGGCAATTTGTGGATCGACCAAAGAAAAGAAAAGGCCACCAACAATAATGAAATAACCAAAAAATTCAAAGACTGCGCCGAGAAGTTCAACGAAAAGAAAATAAGGCATTGATACCAATCCAACTGCGCCATATTTAGGATTGAACATCATTTTTTTATGCGTCCATAAAGTTTCGAATAATCCGCGTTGCCATCGCACTCTTTGAGATCTAAGAACTTCAAGTGACTCCGGGGCTTCGGTCCAACAAACTGGATCGGGAACGTATTCAATGCGCTGTTTGGATTTTTCTTCTCGTAAAAGTCGGTGCAGCCTGACGACCAGTTCCATGTCCTCACCGACTGTGTTTTTGTTGTATCCGCCGGCTTGTATAACTCGTTCTTTGTTAAATACGCCAAAAGCGCCAGAGACGATAAGTAAAATGTTCAAATGGCTCAAAGCTAGTCTGCCGATTAAGAATGCGCGGAAGTACTCAATAATTTGCATAAGCACAACAGGATGCTTTGGAAGATCAATAATTTCTACTTTACTTCTCGAAATGGTGGAACCATTTGCAATCCGCACCGATCCGCCGGTTACAATAACTTGTCCATCCGACTCGATAATGGGTTTCATCGTTTTAAGCAGTCCATCATTTTCTAAAATGGAATCGCCGTCAATCGCACAAAAATAGGAATAAGAGGACAGGTTAATGCCGGCATTTAGCGCATCTGCTTTTCCGCCATTGGCCTTCTTAATCAGGCGGATGTAAGGGAATATGGAAGATTGATAGATTGCATCGATTTTTGCTGTTTGTATATGTGTACGAACAGCAAAAGGGATTTGAACCATGTTAAACTCTTGAATCATTCGTTCAGAGGTAGAATCTTTCGAACCATCGTCAATTACAATAACTTCTTTTTCGGGATATTCGAGTGCTAACAACGAACGTACTGTGCTAACGACACCTACCTCTTCATTGTAAGCGGGAACCAGTATAGAAACGGGGTACGTATACGGATTTTTCAAGATGTCTTCGGTTGACTCTCTACGGTCTAGCTT is part of the Planococcus kocurii genome and encodes:
- a CDS encoding ABC transporter permease, with the translated sequence MSNFMNLIWNEQIKLYAQKSTWIMFIVLALIVIGGGLITKFMGPETDFKEYGDNWQEEVQAENAQLATEMEEDEFLQFSNPVIIEENNYYLENNIKPQPYDGWEYVLENSFLSSVISLFTIIVAAGIISNEFKWGTIKLLLIRPISRTKILFSKYASVLIFALTLLVFLLVTSLVVGAILFGLNGVNPSIVQQQAGGFGQNGVLGEIVQDYGLSLITLVMMATFAFMISAIFRSSSMAIGLAIFLMMAGNAIVAFLSQYGWSKYILFANTNLKQYMDGAEPLIEGMTLTFSIVVLLVYFALFIGAAWTAFTKRDIAGQ
- a CDS encoding DUF4064 domain-containing protein, which produces MKRTAEIVLAVIGALGYAFTAALGGFMIWLQNNKGLMEEVFNETIEQNPELGMSDMEVMLDALGTGGWLFAIASVVAVILGIVAIVLLKGNEKRVVAGIIFIATAVIVAIVTSGAGILAGLFYLIAGVMALIRKSKQVIEE
- a CDS encoding hexameric tyrosine-coordinated heme protein, which produces MSRESWLPTLKTDTPEEGYELAVKLARKAVGMTQPDESIRKKLRPVYASNADSLTLASQVVAINFQTVAAANNYWKE
- a CDS encoding CynX/NimT family MFS transporter gives rise to the protein MLNNISKQKSVLIIFAIFAISINMRPAITSIGPMLETIREQLTLSNAQVSLLTAVPVICMGVFATMAPVLNRKFGLKRTIYAMLILIGLMTALRGFVSSFIVLIGTALIIGIAIAVIGPLLSAMIKQYFPDRAAAVIGVYSLGMGVGSAASAGLTVVFFDRTGSYLLALSSWSVLTLFGLVAWFFAMKGPIEVRQLDSVVAKEHQKKIRSPWKTRKAWLFLLFFGLQSSAFFSIITWLAPIAVAAGMTLLQAGLLLSIMTTVQLFLNILLPLLMERFPARKFWLLLMLVAGTLAVALFWTGIHPLMWTGAFIMGIPLGGLFPIALLLPLDETKTAEEASSWTAMMQTGGFIIGGLLPLLIAVVYDVTANHQYTFGIILSLYVMMFILTFMIGDKKVREDH
- the cynS gene encoding cyanase, which gives rise to MNRKEATQKILDAKFAKGLTWNEIAMESENAESWIVTALLGQATMTRPEAEKMGTLLDLDEEVVQALTQIPFRGDAIQMPPTDPGLYRLYEMVLVYGPTIKELIQEKFGEGIMSAIDFELDMQKKEDPKGDRVVLTLNGKFLPYRKW
- a CDS encoding beta-class carbonic anhydrase; its protein translation is MLLQEILEHNDQFVAKKEYVPYETTKMPQKRMVVVSCMDARLIELLPKALDIHNGDAKIIKNAGGTISHAFGSIMRSIVTSVYELNAEEIYIIGHHGCGMSQSNPQGTLQKMVDRGVTSPMVLSAIEYAGVDLHKWLFGFDDVVDSITANTELVRNHPLIPKDIPVHGLVIDPQTGKLDVIVDGYKDLARSVELEQSL
- a CDS encoding Lrp/AsnC family transcriptional regulator encodes the protein MKGLGIIIDHIDFEILALLKENSRIQWKEIGQKVHMTGQAVGNRIRRLEDMGIIEQYTIAINRVKLIQPITAFITFFVETTDHKTFHDFFKAQEAISEAHRTSGDGCYLLTGHFGSNEELEMFLERLLTYGNYRINLSIGKIK
- a CDS encoding nucleoside deaminase; this encodes MDNLDIIERVIQLANNNVAEGGRPFSCIITRGDEIIAERANQVAQTNDPTAHAETLAIQDACKKLGTEHLTDCEIYILASPCPMCLGAMYYCSPQKVTYITTREEYKTYYRDDRKYFELENFYDEFSKSTDARRLPMTQVDHSERLAPYKLWNEKHGTNKA
- a CDS encoding ATP-binding protein, with the protein product MKNSFEKGIRYKYLRLTFSSVLVCCLLIIGIYFYMNNQQQEKLDEFTELTEKQETLRSLVHSLNQLFFRTRGFYAFQNEQELIMSYTELEDLKKSIVDMNDLSITRQEKERLVELSDFVGTFEEVIFPAAVAAVRNNDYEELRKLSQGGTNTAVNEFVAFSEEYQAANENTLNKLNEDMLKEAETFSFVLILLFVLLFIVIVFIILRALNDIVKPIEGMQKSIEGFVQGEEVAYKPLERSDELGVLSKTFHEMINTIQKNQEELTSQNQVLLLNETELQEKQTKLGASLKETEKTKERLIRFNELNHILSFTLDKQKLINATLEYFNDTYEVDTGVLWLPKTGEYTLKGFTAIMFKQFQEERINYLKARLKDRQSFTVKREAQQEKGFTADTVYIHDLYASVKNEENDHIALIGLSRVGRTFSTEEEQDISGLLNRIHLAIDRIQLYDAAIHERTLNERIINNINEGIQFISKNGDMVQRNDTMCTMLNCGEAPLDTSITQDIWIKGMSDQTTDSESMFTFLTNCIRETDREANTFQYTVKEPYERVIDVYSTPVIVENEKTGTIFVHRDITREHEVDKMKSELVSTVSHELRTPLSSVLGFTELLLNKQLKPEKQERYLKTIYKEAKRLTNLINDFLDLQRMESGDQVYRMDKISLNEIIIETAEKFRTQKDHSIVFVDDASDVIVEGDQERIAQVLMNLIGNAVKFSPLGGKVTISIKNDANNLRVSIEDEGIGIPPDDIPKLFSKFQRIDNSSRRKIGGTGLGLAICQEIILQHDGKIWIESQEGIGSVIHFELPLVSKLQGHATHEGAEENPPVMIVEDDMSLTLLLSEELKVNGFKVIYHTCPKAAFEEAKRTPLVGAVIDIMLGEEMDGWDLVDMMKADDLTKNIPIVISSALDPSSDAKKINKISHYLTKPYAPINLSKVMKKLLAGQDEDGVIFYARKDYIDNE
- a CDS encoding response regulator transcription factor; amino-acid sequence: MKKILVADDEDILRILITDTLEDDFDIEEAEDGKEALQKIRDNDYDLIVLDYMMPYLTGLEVLEAVRNDHNTTKVLMLTAKAQDADRENAIAKGADYFMSKPFSPMELLTLVENILAS
- a CDS encoding glycosyltransferase family 2 protein, yielding MHTFFEILAYVIIFYMIFSSLSYVGLFMLAFGKVKKESKLDRRESTEDILKNPYTYPVSILVPAYNEEVGVVSTVRSLLALEYPEKEVIVIDDGSKDSTSERMIQEFNMVQIPFAVRTHIQTAKIDAIYQSSIFPYIRLIKKANGGKADALNAGINLSSYSYFCAIDGDSILENDGLLKTMKPIIESDGQVIVTGGSVRIANGSTISRSKVEIIDLPKHPVVLMQIIEYFRAFLIGRLALSHLNILLIVSGAFGVFNKERVIQAGGYNKNTVGEDMELVVRLHRLLREEKSKQRIEYVPDPVCWTEAPESLEVLRSQRVRWQRGLFETLWTHKKMMFNPKYGAVGLVSMPYFLFVELLGAVFEFFGYFIIVGGLFFSLVDPQIAGILFLVTVLYGSLISALAVLLEELTLHKYPKTSHLVRLYFWALTEAFWYRPLMVLWRIQGIFATFRKQAHWGDMKRKGISS